A region from the Vicia villosa cultivar HV-30 ecotype Madison, WI linkage group LG3, Vvil1.0, whole genome shotgun sequence genome encodes:
- the LOC131662177 gene encoding deoxyuridine 5'-triphosphate nucleotidohydrolase, translating into MANVSGVVPTSHFLRVKKLSDKAVIPSRGSPLSAGYDLSSATDAKVPARGKALIPTDLSIAVPEGTYARVAPRSGLTWKHSIDVGAGVIDADYRGPVGVILFNHSDVDFEVKVGDRVAQLIIEKIITPEVSEVLDLDSTVRGEGGFGSTGV; encoded by the exons ATGGCTAACGTGAGCGGCGTTGTTCCCACATCCCATTTTCTAAGAGTCAAGAAACTATCTGATAAGGCTGTTATACCTTCAAGAGGCTCCCCTCTCTCCGCCGGATACGATCTTTCCAGTGCTACCGATGCCAAGGTTCCGGCTCGAGGAAAAGCTCTGATCCCCACCGATCTCTCCATCGCCGTCCCTGAAGGAACCTACGCCCGCGTTG CACCGAGATCGGGGTTAACTTGGAAGCATTCAATCGATGTTGGTGCGGGAGTTATTGATGCTGATTATAGAGGTCCGGTTGGGGTTATACTGTTCAACCACTCCGATGTTGATTTTGAAGTGAAGGTTGGTGATAGGGTTGCTCAGTTGATTATTGAGAAGATTATTACTCCTGAGGTCTCTGAGGTTCTGGATTTGGATTCTACTGTTAGGGGTGAAGGTGGTTTTGGATCTACTGGGGTTTGA
- the LOC131662174 gene encoding uncharacterized protein LOC131662174: MGIPYSFGFFSGSAADVVLSKEIQWLVSVFAGIIFSFIVYRLTATFSSRLFAGYRKLTSAGKVEWNNRGFSTFHAIFASFASFYLLVLSDLFKDDSQEEKLVVNRSSTFSNSVLSFSTGYFLADLAMVIWQFPALGGLEYVLHHGLSMFSIIQSLLSGQAQIYILMVLFSESTTPFVNLRWYLDTTGLKSSKLYIWNGVALFFGWLIARIFLFMYLFTHMWIHFDEVKEVFPLGFYSLLVVPPVLAMMNLFWFWKIAKGMVKTLTKSKHSK, from the exons ATGGGAATTCCTTATTCTTTTGGGTTTTTCTCTGGTTCTGCTGCTGATGTTGTTCTGAGCAAAGAAATTCAATGGCTGGTGTCTGTTTTCGCGGGTATTATCTTCAGTTTTATT GTTTATAGATTGACTGCTACTTTTAGTTCTCGGTTGTTCGCGGGATACAGAAAATTGACCAGTGCTGGGAAAGTTGAATGGAACAACAG GGGATTCTCAACATTTCATGCTATTTTTGCATCTTTTGCGTCATTTTACCTCTTGGTCTTATCAGATCTCTTCAAGGATGATTCACAAGAAGAGAAGCTTGTTGTTAATAGATCATCTACTTTCTCAAATTCAGTATTGTCG TTTTCTACTGGCTATTTTCTAGCGGATCTGGCAATGGTGATTTGGCAGTTTCCAGCTTTGGGAGGTCTGGAATAT GTTCTGCACCACGGACTGTCAATGTTTTCAATCATCCAATCTTTGCTAAGTGGTCAAGCACAGATCTACATCTTAATGGTTCTTTTCTCCGAGAGCACAACTCCTTTTGTAAACCTAAGATG GTATTTGGATACCACTGGTCTTAAAAGCTCAAAACTTTACATCTGGAATGGCGTTGCATTGTTCTTCGGGTGGTTG ATAGCAAGGATTtttctgttcatgtacttgtttaCTCACATGTGGATCCATTTTGATGAG GTGAAGGAGGTCTTTCCATTAGGTTTCTACAGCTTACTGGTGGTGCCTCCAGTGTTGGCAATGATGAATTTGTTTTGGTTCTGGAAGATTGCCAAGGGTATGGTCAAAACTCTTACAAAATCAAAACATAGCAAGTGA
- the LOC131662176 gene encoding jasmonate-induced oxygenase 4 — protein MEVTGEPIRVQSLLQSGLSRVPSEYIQPPQNRPIQTDPNATIPVVDLFHFNTNHRDSIREAIARACNEWGAFHVTNHGISATLLDTVRRAGLAFFNECPMPEKLRYSCTAGAAASEGYGSRMLVSSKDEGNDSVSEILDWRDYFDHHTFPLSRRNPNRWPDFTTDYRESVAKYSDEMKNLAQKLLALISESLGLRSSCIEDAVGEFYQNITISYYPPCPQPDLTLGLQSHSDMGAITLLIQDDVGGLQALKNGGDSWVTVQPLSDAILVLLGDQTEIITNGKYRSCVHRAVTNPDRPRLSVATFHDPAKTVKISPASELISDSSPAKYRGVVYGDYVSSWYTKGPEGKRNIDALLLES, from the exons ATGGAAGTCACCGGCGAACCCATCCGGGTGCAATCCCTACTCCAATCGGGTTTATCCCGGGTCCCATCCGAATACATCCAACCCCCTCAAAACCGACCCATTCAAACCGATCCCAATGCCACCATCCCCGTCGTCGACCTCTTCCATTTCAACACCAACCATCGCGATTCAATCCGGGAAGCAATCGCTCGAGCCTGCAATGAATGGGGCGCCTTCCACGTCACCAACCACGGCATCTCGGCAACCCTCCTCGATACCGTGCGCCGCGCAGGCCTTGCCTTCTTCAACGAATGTCCCATGCCAGAGAAACTCCGATACTCCTGCACCGCCGGCGCTGCCGCGTCAGAGGGATACGGTAGCCGTATGCTGGTTTCCTCCAAGGACGAAGGAAACGACTCCGTCTCAGAGATTCTCGATTGGAGAGACTACTTCGATCACCACACTTTTCCCCTTTCTCGACGGAACCCTAATCGTTGGCCGGATTTTACTACCGATTACAGGGAATCTGTAGCGAAGTACAGTGATGAGATGAAGAATCTGGCACAAAAGTTACTAGCTTTGATATCAGAGAGTCTTGGGTTGCGATCCTCTTGTATTGAAGATGCTGTTGGGGAATTTTATCAGAATATTACTATTAGTTATTACCCTCCATGTCCTCAACCGGACCTAACACTTGGTTTGCAATCACATTCTGATATGGGTGCTATTACCCTTTTGATCCAAGATGATGTTGGTGGTCTTCAGGCTCTGAAAAATGGTGGCGATAGTTGGGTTACTGTGCAGCCATTGTCAGATGCTATTCTTGTTCTTTTGGGTGACCAAACTGAG ATTATAACAAATGGAAAGTACAGGAGCTGTGTGCATAGAGCGGTTACAAATCCTGATAGACCAAGGCTCTCTGTGGCAACATTTCATGACCCAGCCAAGACAGTCAAGATCTCCCCTGCATCTGAACTCATCTCTGATTCTTCACCGGCTAAATACCGGGGTGTTGTTTATGGAGACTATGTATCATCATGGTATACCAAAGGCCCTGAAGGAAAACGAAACATTGATGCACTTCTTCTGGAATCTTAA